From Leishmania donovani BPK282A1 complete genome, chromosome 2, one genomic window encodes:
- a CDS encoding phosphoglycan beta 1,3 galactosyltransferase translates to MSHLTSPILLKRRASTSRVCAAGDVINVPSLGMEGSEDSASSMGHDAFTYSSQLPDTVSAISLSDSVSHELSTCVLTSPPRTGRFRSASLTLRRQFSKQLSGGACRAIPRAVSVLALLIMLYALIATQFSDDAFVDRMRDPLGYLLNMKDPEHGPWSVLVQHEGAVSRLNITAQQTCRIASMLCSPLRIGAGFLPSWTLHVVEKDCADCTDRQTHDSAVEGVELQPQHAVYATSSAPLGRVGPMLLAMTSVTDDVNVRTELPQWEWLRHVYGEGFPTAGGAGEGAAQPRTPYLAVMGIPSTDQPARAALREAQRRTWLTYQEVARTENHFDAALLALYVFAAVE, encoded by the coding sequence ATGTCTCATCTGACGTCGCCGATTTTGCTGAAGCGCCGCGCGAGTACCTCTCGTGTATGCGCGGCCGGCGATGTGATCAACGTGCCGTCGCTGGGGATGGAAGGGTCCGAGGACAGCGCTAGCTCCATGGGGCACGACGCCTTCACTTACTCCTCTCAACTTCCGGACACCGTCAGCGCCATCAGCCTCAGCGATTCCGTATCGCACGAGCTCAGCACGTGTGTCCTCACCAGCCCCCCGCGCACGGGCCGCTTCCGATCCGCGAGTCTGACGCTCCGACGGCAGTTCTCGAAGCAGCTCAGCGGTGGAGCTTGTCGCGCCATCCCTCGCGCTGTCTCGGTGCTCGCCCTCCTCATTATGCTCTATGCACTGATCGCAACGCAGTTTTCGGACGACGCGTTTGTGGATCGCATGAGGGATCCGCTTGGCTACCTGTTGAATATGAAAGACCCGGAGCACGGCCCGTGGtcggtgctggtgcagcacgaGGGCGCCGTGAGTCGGCTCAACATTACCGCTCAGCAAACTTGCCGCATCGCATCGATGCTCTGCAGCCCGCTGCGCATCGGCGCGGGCTTTCTGCCCTCGTGGACACTGCACGTGGTGGAGAAGGACTGCGCAGACTGCACCGACCGACAGACGCACGACAGCGCTGTGGAGGGCGTGGAGTTGCAGCCACAGCACGCCGTGTACGCGACGTCGTCTGCACCGCTGGGCCGCGTCGGGCCGATGCTGCTGGCGATGACGAGCGTGACGGACGACGTGAATGTGcgcacggagctgccgcagtggGAGTGGCTGCGGCACGTGTACGGTGAAGGGTTTCCGAccgcgggcggcgctggcgagggggctgcgcagccgcggacACCGTATCTTGCCGTGATGGGCATCCCGTCGACGGATCAgccggcgcgtgctgcgctgcgtgaggCACAGCGCAGGACATGGCTGACGTAccaggaggtggcgcgcacgGAGAACCACTTcgatgccgcgctgctggcgctgtaCGTCTTCGCCGCGGTGGAG
- a CDS encoding phosphoglycan beta 1,3 galactosyltransferase codes for MKLGATRLWRRRAGLRKRPVCLFVGVALYISCLLVTWWLLRWLKRSHQPSEAQLVRRLGPLSHPWAVLVQHEGAVGRLNTRILEEERRARCGSGPAVSVGACNKSLILSPHMLPSWTLHVVEKDCADCTDRQTHDSAVEGVELQPQHAVYATSSAPLGRVGPMLLAMTSVTDDVNVRTELPQWEWLRHVYGEGFPTAGGAGEGAAQPRTPYLAVMGIPSTDQPARAALREAQRRT; via the coding sequence ATGAAGCTGGGCGCTACACGCTtgtggcggcgtcgcgccggGCTGCGGAAGCGACCCGTGTGCCTGTTCGTGGGTGTGGCTCTCTATATCAGCTGTTTGCTCGTGACGTGGTGGCTGTTGAGATGGCTCAAGCGCTCGCACCAACCGTCGGAGGCACAACTGGTGCGCCGTCTGGGACCGCTTTCCCATCCGTGGGCcgtgctggtgcagcacgaGGGCGCCGTGGGGCGTCTGAACACGAGGATattggaggaggagcggcgtgcgcggtgcGGTAGTGGCCCAGCCGTGAGCGTCGGTGCATGCAACAAGTCGCTGATTCTCTCTCCGCACATGCTGCCCTCGTGGACACTGCACGTGGTGGAGAAGGACTGCGCAGACTGCACCGACCGACAGACGCACGACAGCGCTGTGGAGGGCGTGGAGTTGCAGCCACAGCACGCCGTGTACGCGACGTCGTCTGCACCGCTGGGCCGCGTCGGGCCGATGCTGCTGGCGATGACGAGCGTGACGGACGACGTGAATGTGcgcacggagctgccgcagtggGAGTGGCTGCGGCACGTGTACGGTGAAGGGTTTCCGAccgcgggcggcgctggcgagggggctgcgcagccgcggacACCGTATCTTGCCGTGATGGGCATCCCGTCGACGGATCAgccggcgcgtgctgcgctgcgtgaggCACAGCGCAGGACA
- a CDS encoding phosphoglycan beta 1,3 galactosyltransferase — translation MLCSPLRIGAGFLPSWTLHVVEKDCADCTDRQTHDSAVEGVELQPQHAVYATSSAPLGRVGPMLLAMT, via the coding sequence ATGCTCTGCAGCCCGCTGCGCATCGGCGCGGGCTTTCTGCCCTCGTGGACACTGCACGTGGTGGAGAAGGACTGCGCAGACTGCACCGACCGACAGACGCACGACAGCGCTGTGGAGGGCGTGGAGTTGCAGCCACAGCACGCCGTGTACGCGACGTCGTCTGCACCGCTGGGCCGCGTCGGGCCGATGCTGCTGGCGATGACG